The genomic stretch CAGGTGAAAACATCTTTGTCGTGCGCAATGGCGTGCTATCGACACCACCAGCGACCAGTGCGATTCTGCCGGGCATCACTCGTGATTCGATCATGACACTAGCAAAAGACATGGGTTATGAGATCCGTGAAGAGAACATTGCTCGTGAAGCGCTATACCTTGCTGATGAAGTCTTCATGACAGGCACAGCAGCGGAAATCGTTCCGGTTCGCAGCGTAGACAAAATTACAGTAGGTGAAGGCAAACGCGGCCCTATCACTGAAAAAGTTCAAGCGGCTTACTTTGGTTTATTCAATGGCACCACTGAAGATAAATGGGGCTGGTTAGATTACGTTTATCCAGAAAACCACACTTCAGTAAACCAAACACAATCAACTAAGTAAGCAACAGCCAAGTATTTATAAGGATTTAAGCAATGCCAATCTATCGTTCAGCAACAACTACCCACGGACGCAACATGGCTGGTGCGCGCGCTTTATGGCGTGCAACTGGCGTTAAAGATGATGACTTCGGTAAGCCAATCATCGCGGTTGTAAACTCTTTCACTCAATTCGTACCAGGCCACGTTCACCTTAAAGATATGGGTCAACTGGTTGCGGGTGAAATCGAGAAAGCGGGCGGTATCGCTAAAGAATTCAACACCATCGCTGTAGATGATGGTATCGCAATGGGTCACGGCGGCATGCTGTACTCACTGCCATCACGTGAGCTTATCGCAGACTCAGTAGAGTACATGGTGAATGCGCACTGTGCGGATGCGATGGTGTGTATCTCTAACTGTGACAAAATCACTCCAGGAATGATGATGGCAGCAATGCGCCTTAACATCCCAGTGATCTTTGTATCTGGCGGCCCAATGGAGGCGGGTAAAACTAAGCTTTCCGATCAGATCATCAAACTAGACCTTGTTGATGCAATGATTCAAGGTGCCGATCCAACGATTTCAGATGAGCAAAGTGAGCAAGTAGAACGTTCTGCATGTCCAACATGTGGTTCTTGTTCAGGCATGTTCACAGCGAACTCAATGAACTGTCTAACTGAAGCACTTGGTCTGTCTCAGCCTGGTAACGGCTCTATGCTAGCAACGCACGCTGACCGTGAAGAGCTGTTCATCAATGCTGGTAAGCGCATCGTTGACCTAACCAAGCGTTACTACGAGCAAGATGACGAATCAGCACTGCCTCGTAACATCGCAAACCGCGCAGCATTTGAAAACGCGATGGCACTGGATATCGCGATGGGTGGTTCTAGTAACACCGTTCTTCACCTATTAGCTTCAGCTCAAGAAGGTGAGATTGATTTTGATATGGGTGATATCGACGAGATGTCTCGCCGCGTTCCACACCTATGTAAAGTTGCTCCTTCAACGCCGAAATACCACATGGAAGATGTTCACCGCGCTGGTGGTGTAATGGCTATCCTAGGTGAATTAGACCGTGCTGGCCTACTGAACAACCAGACTCGCACAGTGCTTGGTCTAAGCATGCAAGAGCAGCTAGCTCAATACGACATCATGCAGACAGAAGACGAAGCAGTACTTAAGTTCTTCCGTGCTGGTCCTGCTGGTATCCGTACTACCAAAGCATTCTCGCAAGACTGCCGTTGGGATCGTCTTGATGACGACCGCAAAGAAGGTTGTATCCGTACCAAAGAGAACGCATTCAGCCAAGAAGGCGGTCTAGCAGTTCTTTCGGGCAACATCGCGGTTGATGGCTGTATCGTTAAGACGGCTGGTGTTGATGAAGAGAACCTGAAATTCCAAGGCCCAGCTATCGTATTTGAAAGCCAAGATAGTGCTGTTGATGGCATCTTAGGCGGCCAAGTAAAAGCGGGCGAAGTGGTTGTGATTCGTTACGAAGGTCCTAAAGGTGGTCCGGGCATGCAAGAGATGCTTTACCCAACCACTTACCTAAAATCAATGGGTCTAGGCAAGTCTTGTGCACTACTAACAGATGGTCGTTTCTCTGGTGGTACTTCGGGTCTGTCTATCGGTCACGCTTCTCCAGAAGCAGCAAGTGGCGGTGTGATTGGTCTAGTAAACACTGGCGACATCATCACTATCGACATCCCTAGCCGTTCTATCACACTTGATGTGCCTGAAGCTGAACTTGAAGCGCGTCGTGTTAAGCAAGATGCACTAGGCTGGAAACCAGAAAACCGTCAGCGTGAAGTGTCGTTCGCACTGAAAGCTTACGCAAGCATGGCAACCAGTGCCGACAAAGGCGCCGTGCGTGATAAGTCTAAACTTGAGGGCTAATCTATGAGTGATGACACGGTCAGTCCCGTAAAACAAACTGGCGCAGATTACCTGCGCCAGATCCTGAGAGCACCAGTTTACGAAGCGGCAATCGTGACTCCTCTGCAAGAGATGCCTCGCTTAAGTGCTCGTATTGGTAATCAGGTTCAGCTAAAGCGAGAAGACCGCCAACCGGTCCACTCGTTCAAGCTACGTGGTGCCTACAACATGGTATCAAGCCTTTCAGAGCAACAGAAAGCTGCCGGTGTGATTGCTGCATCGGCGGGTAACCATGCTCAAGGTATGGCGCTGTCCGGTTCTAAACTTGGTATTCAAACCACAATTGTGATGCCAAAAACCACACCAGACATCAAGGTTGATGCGGTACGTGGCTTTGGCGGTAACGTGGTTCTGCACGGCAGCAACTTTGATGAAGCTAAAGCTGAAGCAGAACGTCTTTCAGCTGAACACGGCTACACCTTTGTGCCTCCATTCGATCACCCATTGGTGATCGCTGGACAAGGCACCATGGGTATGGAAATGCTTCAGCAGAATGGTCACATGGATTATATCTTTGTGCCTGTTGGTGGTGGTGGCTTAGCTGCCGGTGTTGCTGTACTGGTTAAACAGCTGATGCCAGAAATCAAAGTTATCGCGGTTGAGCCAGAAGACTCGTCTTGCTTGAAAGCAGCACTGGATGCTGGTGAGCCAGTGGTTCTTGATCAAGTCAGTATGTTTGCTGATGGCGTTGCGGTTAAACGTATTGGTGAAGAGACATTCCGCCTATGTCAGCAATACATCGATGGTCACATAGCCGTGTCTAGCGATGAGATCTGCTCAGCGGTGAAAGACATCTTTGAAGACACGCGAGCGATTGCTGAACCTTCGGGAGCACTTGCTCTGGCTGGCTTGAAAAAGTTTGCTGAGCAGAACCAACTGCAAGGCAAGCAACTGGCGACGGTACTGTCTGGTGCTAACACCAACTTCCACGGTCTGCGCTATGTGTCTGAACGTTGTGAGTTGGGTGAGAAACGCGAAGGTTTGCTTGCGGTCACTATCCCTGAGCGACAAGGTGCATTCCTAGAGTTCTGCAATATTATTGGCGGCCGAGCGGTGACGGAGTTTAACTACCGCCACAACGACGAAAGTCTAGCGAATATCTTCGTTGGTGTACGTCTGCAAGGTGGTCAGGAAGAGCTTGAGCACATCATCAATGACCTGCGTGAGGGCGGCTATCCAGTCGTCGATCTTTCTGATGATGAGATGGCAAAACTGCACATTCGTTATATGATTGGCGGCAAACCATCAAAACCATTGAAAGAACGCCTATACAGCTTCGAGTTTCCTGAATACCCAGGAGCCTTGATTAAGTTCCTTGATACCTTAGGGACTCACTGGAACATCAGCCTGTTCAACTATCGTAACCACGGTGCCGATTATGGTCGAGTATTGTGTGGCTTCGAGCTTGGTGATGATGACTTAGCTCAGTTCTCAACACATTTACGAGAGCTTGGTTATCAGTGTAAAGATGAAACCGATAACCCTTCTTACAAGTTCTTCTTGTCTTAAGAATTAAACTATCGAACCCAAAAGAGCGAGTTTTTACTCGCTCTTTTTATTGATGCCCATTCAAACCAAGCACCCAAAAGATCCCTTTCAAATGGATCATTAGATCGCCTTGCGATGATCCAACCAATCTTGGTGAAGCTGCTCACTTGATCCTAGGTACTTCACCATCCATTCGATCAACTTATGATTGTCATCTTTTCGCCAAACCAAACAGCAATGACTCTGCGGGCTCGGTTCTGGCAAGATTTTCTCCACCAGCAAGCCTTGTTCAATAATAGGCGCAGCGATATGCCTTGGCATGTAGCCTACTCCAACGCCGTTCTTGAGGCACTCTATCGCGCTGTACCAGTTAGGCAACAATAGGCGTCTTTGATTGCCATAGTGCCCAGTGTGGCGCTTAGGTAACACGCTAGAGGTATCATCCAAACAAATGGCCGGGAACTGACTCACGAACTCTTCATTGAGGTTTTGCTCTCGCACACACGGGTGACTTGGCGACATGACAAACGCCCAATCTAAGCGCCCCATGTCTTTCACCTCAAAGTCTCCACCGACCGGAATCGCAGAAGTAGCACCAATCACAATGTCCGCCCTGCCCTGTGCAATCGCTTCCCATGAGCCGTTGAACACCTCCATGTTGATCTGGAGCTCTGCAAACTCAAAGGTTTGGTAGAACTCTTCAATCATCGGCTTCATCTTATCGAGCTTAACCACATTATCGAGCGTCAGGCGCAAGGTTTGCTTCCAGCCACGAGCAGCCCGTCGCGTCTGGGCACTGACCTCTTCCATCTGCCTGAGCAGCGCACGCGCCTCTTCAATGAACAGTTCACCCGCGGGCGTTAGCTCTACCTTTCTCGGTAAACGTCTGAAAAGTAAAACATCCAATTCTTGCTCGACCTGCCTAACACCATAGCTGATCGCCGAGGGCACTTTGTGCAATTGCTCTGCAGCCGCAGTAAAGCTACCTAAGCGAGCAACCGTATCGAGCATTTCTAAAGAGGATTTTGAGAACATAAGCCTTCAAATTTTTTGATTGATAACCACATATTTTAGCGTTTTATTTTATCAGGTCTGAAAAATAGAATGTCAGCATAAATAAACAGGGGCTTTAGCTTCTGTCTATCAGACAATTTTTTTGATGATAAATACATCACTACTTTTAGCTTAATGGCATCTTATGAATATTTCTAAATTTCAATTGGTCTACCTTGCAGTACTTTCAATGCTTGGTTTTATTGCGACCGATATGTACCTTCCTGCATTTAAGGCGATGGAGATCGATTTCGCAACCGGTCCAGAGCAGATAGCCCTATCTCTAACGGTATTCCTTGGTGGTATGGCTATGGGTCAGCTTCTTTGGGGTTTGGCGAGTGACAAATACGGTCACCGAAATACACTAGCCGTTGGTCTTGTTATCTTTACTGCAGCTTCATTCGGCTTGGCATTCAGCACCGAAGTCTGGCACTTACTGACACTGCGCTTTATTCAAGCGATCGGTGTATGTGCACCTGCGGTAATTTGGCAAGCTATGGTGATTAAGCGTTACTCTCAAAGCAGCAGCCAACAAATTTTTGCAACCATCATGCCTTTGGTAGCGCTATCTCCAGCATTAGCACCTCAACTTGGTGTACTACTGGCAGACAACTTCGGCTGGCACAGTATCTTCATCACGTTAACGTTGATGGGTGCACTGCTGGTAGCAACAACGATGGCTCAACCGAAAGAAGCGCCAGAAGTAAAACAAACATCTATCAAAACAGATATCAAGACACTTCTTAAATCAAAGCCTTACATGGGCAATGTATTGATGTTTGCATCAGCTTCAGCAGCATTCTTCGCTTACCTAACGGGTATGCCAGAGATCATGGCTCAGCTAGGTTATGAAGCAAAAGACATCGGCTTAAGTTTTATCCCACAAACGATCGCATTCATGGCTGGTGGTTACTTCGGTAAGCAAGCAGTGAAGAAGTATGGCGATAGCGTTGTACTAAGAAATCTTATCGGTTTGTTCAGCGTAGCTGCGATGCTTATCTTCATTGCATCACAGTGGGAACTGACATCAATCTGGCCTCTACTTGCACCTTTCTGCTTGATTGCAGTCGCAAATGGCGCGCTTTACCCAATCGTCGTAAACCGTGCCCTATCAAGTGCGAAGCAAAGCCCAGCAACAGCTGCTGGTCTACAGAACAGCCTGCAAATCAGCATCAGTGGCTTATCAAGTGCATTGGTAGCTGCAATGGCGAGCCAAGCACTAAGCGCAACAGGCATCGCGGTTGTGATTTGTTTGGGCGCATTGTGGGTTGGCTACATTATTTCAAACAAAGAGCTGTCTGAGCATTTCGCAACACCAGATAACTCTCGAGTAGTAGCCGACGAGAAACAAGACTAGTACCTAATTTACGGAAACAAAAAAGAGCGAGATTACTCGCTCTTTTTTTATATCTAAATTTCACTTCTACTTATTTAGAAGCGACTTCCCCATCGACCACTTCTAACGCAGGTGCTTTATGGCGGCTGTATTCATCATAGTTAACCACTCGGCTACGACCCATGTCTTTGGCCATGTAGAGTGCGTTGTCAGCCATCTTAACCAGAGATTCGGTATCAGAAGCTGGCTTAGGATAAGTTGCTACACCAATTGAAACTCCAAGCTGACCTAGCGATAGGCCTTTGTGTTCAAGGTGCATAGAGCGCACAGCATCACACAAGGTTTGTCCAAACTCAGTCGCTTGCTGCATGGTGTAATGCGGAAGCAGTACTGCTAGCTCTTCCCCACCCAATCGACATGCGATCTCATCTTCACTCACGCTCTGTTTAAGTAGCGCACTGATCTCTTTCAATACGAAATCACCCGCATCATGACCAAAGTTGTCATTGAAGCGTTTGAAATGATCCAAATCGAGCATCAATAGCGATAATGGTTGTTCGCTGGTGGCCGAATTCATCGAATGCTCTTCCAATTTCTGCTCGAAGAAGCGACGGTTGAACAGCCCTGTTAGTGGATCGCTTAACGCCTGTGAGCGAAGCTTCTCTTGTAGGCTCAAGTTAGCCAATGCCAAGCCTAGATGCTCTGAAACACTGAAAGCCAACTGTTCGGTAATAGGATCAATCTTGATATCACCGACACCGAAGTACAGGTGCATGATGCCTATAGTATTACCGTGAGCGGTCAATGGGATACAAAGGGTTTGGTTGTTTTCCATTTCATGCATGTGACCACAGGTTAAAGAGTGGAAATCATCATTCGATTGATGGGCACGCCCCTTGCGTAGAGACCAACACTCTTCCGGCGCGAAGCTCGCACTTCCCGGCCAAGTATCACCCCAATCTAACTGAGTGATCAGCTGGTTACGTGATGCGCGCATCAGAGATACACTGCCGTTCACGTTACCAAGGATTCGCGGCAAGATATCAGAAACGATCTGCTGCGCCTCGACCATGTTATTACACGCCGCAAGCATGTTCGCTAAGCGGTGCATCAGTTCAATTTCATGGGTTCTTTGGCGAATACGTTCGTCTTGTTTCTTCTGCTCTTCTTCAACTTTATGAACGATCTGGCGGTTACTCACATAAGAAGTACCGATTAGGAAGCTCAAACTCAATACGACCATCCCGATCAGAATGCCCATCAATTGGAAGTTCATCTGTTTAAGTTGGTGCATCGGCGAGGAAATAACAATAACGAAGCTATTA from Vibrio pomeroyi encodes the following:
- the ilvD gene encoding dihydroxy-acid dehydratase is translated as MPIYRSATTTHGRNMAGARALWRATGVKDDDFGKPIIAVVNSFTQFVPGHVHLKDMGQLVAGEIEKAGGIAKEFNTIAVDDGIAMGHGGMLYSLPSRELIADSVEYMVNAHCADAMVCISNCDKITPGMMMAAMRLNIPVIFVSGGPMEAGKTKLSDQIIKLDLVDAMIQGADPTISDEQSEQVERSACPTCGSCSGMFTANSMNCLTEALGLSQPGNGSMLATHADREELFINAGKRIVDLTKRYYEQDDESALPRNIANRAAFENAMALDIAMGGSSNTVLHLLASAQEGEIDFDMGDIDEMSRRVPHLCKVAPSTPKYHMEDVHRAGGVMAILGELDRAGLLNNQTRTVLGLSMQEQLAQYDIMQTEDEAVLKFFRAGPAGIRTTKAFSQDCRWDRLDDDRKEGCIRTKENAFSQEGGLAVLSGNIAVDGCIVKTAGVDEENLKFQGPAIVFESQDSAVDGILGGQVKAGEVVVIRYEGPKGGPGMQEMLYPTTYLKSMGLGKSCALLTDGRFSGGTSGLSIGHASPEAASGGVIGLVNTGDIITIDIPSRSITLDVPEAELEARRVKQDALGWKPENRQREVSFALKAYASMATSADKGAVRDKSKLEG
- the ilvA gene encoding threonine ammonia-lyase, biosynthetic → MSDDTVSPVKQTGADYLRQILRAPVYEAAIVTPLQEMPRLSARIGNQVQLKREDRQPVHSFKLRGAYNMVSSLSEQQKAAGVIAASAGNHAQGMALSGSKLGIQTTIVMPKTTPDIKVDAVRGFGGNVVLHGSNFDEAKAEAERLSAEHGYTFVPPFDHPLVIAGQGTMGMEMLQQNGHMDYIFVPVGGGGLAAGVAVLVKQLMPEIKVIAVEPEDSSCLKAALDAGEPVVLDQVSMFADGVAVKRIGEETFRLCQQYIDGHIAVSSDEICSAVKDIFEDTRAIAEPSGALALAGLKKFAEQNQLQGKQLATVLSGANTNFHGLRYVSERCELGEKREGLLAVTIPERQGAFLEFCNIIGGRAVTEFNYRHNDESLANIFVGVRLQGGQEELEHIINDLREGGYPVVDLSDDEMAKLHIRYMIGGKPSKPLKERLYSFEFPEYPGALIKFLDTLGTHWNISLFNYRNHGADYGRVLCGFELGDDDLAQFSTHLRELGYQCKDETDNPSYKFFLS
- the punR gene encoding DNA-binding transcriptional activator PunR; the protein is MFSKSSLEMLDTVARLGSFTAAAEQLHKVPSAISYGVRQVEQELDVLLFRRLPRKVELTPAGELFIEEARALLRQMEEVSAQTRRAARGWKQTLRLTLDNVVKLDKMKPMIEEFYQTFEFAELQINMEVFNGSWEAIAQGRADIVIGATSAIPVGGDFEVKDMGRLDWAFVMSPSHPCVREQNLNEEFVSQFPAICLDDTSSVLPKRHTGHYGNQRRLLLPNWYSAIECLKNGVGVGYMPRHIAAPIIEQGLLVEKILPEPSPQSHCCLVWRKDDNHKLIEWMVKYLGSSEQLHQDWLDHRKAI
- the punC gene encoding purine nucleoside transporter PunC, translated to MNISKFQLVYLAVLSMLGFIATDMYLPAFKAMEIDFATGPEQIALSLTVFLGGMAMGQLLWGLASDKYGHRNTLAVGLVIFTAASFGLAFSTEVWHLLTLRFIQAIGVCAPAVIWQAMVIKRYSQSSSQQIFATIMPLVALSPALAPQLGVLLADNFGWHSIFITLTLMGALLVATTMAQPKEAPEVKQTSIKTDIKTLLKSKPYMGNVLMFASASAAFFAYLTGMPEIMAQLGYEAKDIGLSFIPQTIAFMAGGYFGKQAVKKYGDSVVLRNLIGLFSVAAMLIFIASQWELTSIWPLLAPFCLIAVANGALYPIVVNRALSSAKQSPATAAGLQNSLQISISGLSSALVAAMASQALSATGIAVVICLGALWVGYIISNKELSEHFATPDNSRVVADEKQD
- a CDS encoding diguanylate cyclase, giving the protein MLVGLYGFYITLEKLVVENERNHLVSLMSDVVYEIREDSSLFTAGVDVDDYIGNLTQANTRLRIQVINLDGVVIGDTDLSDHALAGVENHSDRPEFQQALKSGLGSDVRFSTVTSVDRIYYSHKETINDNSFVIVISSPMHQLKQMNFQLMGILIGMVVLSLSFLIGTSYVSNRQIVHKVEEEQKKQDERIRQRTHEIELMHRLANMLAACNNMVEAQQIVSDILPRILGNVNGSVSLMRASRNQLITQLDWGDTWPGSASFAPEECWSLRKGRAHQSNDDFHSLTCGHMHEMENNQTLCIPLTAHGNTIGIMHLYFGVGDIKIDPITEQLAFSVSEHLGLALANLSLQEKLRSQALSDPLTGLFNRRFFEQKLEEHSMNSATSEQPLSLLMLDLDHFKRFNDNFGHDAGDFVLKEISALLKQSVSEDEIACRLGGEELAVLLPHYTMQQATEFGQTLCDAVRSMHLEHKGLSLGQLGVSIGVATYPKPASDTESLVKMADNALYMAKDMGRSRVVNYDEYSRHKAPALEVVDGEVASK